A genome region from Apus apus isolate bApuApu2 chromosome 2, bApuApu2.pri.cur, whole genome shotgun sequence includes the following:
- the XCR1 gene encoding chemokine XC receptor 1, whose protein sequence is MDEENYPPDSDYNYSIIYSNVCEMGGYFVFYTHLTTVVYALAFLFSLIGNTLVLWILFKYEILTSLTNIFIMNLCVSDLVFSCMLPFWAMDQSFGWIFGEFLCKAVNAVFSIGYYSGVFFLTLMTILRYLFVVNPLSSLRSQTQRCGFLVSLAVWTGSILMVVPEVIHTTVQDNLEGGKTCDYADWKWKKVDIYQRNVLFLVSFGVIVFCYFKILIILLRTRSRRKHRTVKLILIIVVAFFLCWAPYNILSFLITFPPPTCQYEKDSMLAFHISRKIAYSHCCLNPVLYVFVGVKFKSHLLRLCSQYLPCGNSQVSSPRISPPDKFHYEGASIY, encoded by the coding sequence ATGGATGAAGAAAATTATCCACCTGATTCAGATTATAATTACTCCATAATTTACAGCAATGTCTGCGAGATGGGCGGCTACTTTGTATTTTACACCCACCTCACTACTGTCGTCTATGCTCTGGCATTTTTATTCAGCCTGATAGGCAACACTCTAGTACTATGGATCCTATTCAAGTACGAAATCCTCACATCTTTAACGAACATCTTCATCATGAATCTCTGTGTCTCTGATTTAGTCTTCTCCTGCATGCTGCCCTTCTGGGCCATGGACCAGTCCTTTGGGTGGATTTTTGGCGAGTTCCTTTGCAAAGCAGTGAATGCTGTTTTCTCCATTGGCTACTACAGCGGCGTCTTCTTTCTGACGCTGATGACGATCCTGCGGTACCTGTTCGTAGTGAACCCCCTCTCCAGTCTGAGATCCCAGACACAACGCTGCGGCTTTCTGGTGAGCTTGGCTGTTTGGACTGGTAGCATATTAATGGTGGTTCCTGAGGTGATTCACACCACAGTGCAAGACAACTTGGAAGGGGGCAAGACCTGTGATTATGCTgactggaaatggaaaaaggTGGACATTTATCAGAGAAATGTACTCTTCTTGGTTTCCTTTGGGGTTATTGTATTCTGTTACTTCAAGATACTGATAATCCTGCTCAGAACAAGATCTCGCAGAAAGCACAGAACTGTGAAACTCATCCTTATCATTgtggtggcttttttcctttgctgggcACCTTACAACATTCTCAGCTTTCTGATTACTTTTCCACCACCTACCTGTCAGTATGAAAAAGACTCCATGCTTGCCTTTCACATCAGCCGGAAAATTGCTTATTCCCACTGCTGCCTCAACCCTGTGCTCTATGTTTTTGTTGGAGTCAAGTTCAAGAGCCATTTGTTACGTTTATGCAGTCAGTATTTACCCTGTGGGAACAGTCAAGTCTCCAGCCCCAGAATCTCCCCTCCAGACAAATTCCACTATGAAGGTGCGTCCATCTACTGA